The Lactuca sativa cultivar Salinas chromosome 2, Lsat_Salinas_v11, whole genome shotgun sequence genome includes the window ttaataccttggaaacaccattacatgtataattagagaaaacatagatccaaggtatttagggttgcatgaacacctttggagtgttagaatgctctaaacccaTCAGAAAATCAGCTGACTCAACACCGCCATGGAAGGCTGCTGGAACAGTAGGCGAAGCTGTGTATTTGCCTAAAATGTTGCTACTGCTGGACGGTGGCTGGCAGTGTTGATGTTGCAGGTGATGTGGTGGGCGAGGAACAAACCATGGTGGAGGAGAAGGCTACCCATATGCAGTCTATGGGTAGTAAAAAGAGGACCAGAGGTGGGCAGGTGGGTAGCGAGCACCGGTAGTGACATgtgaggatgaagaaggagattGAGAATGGAGGTGATGGGGGTTGTCTCCGGTGCGTCAGGTGGTAGAAGACCTGTTGTGATTGGGACGCCTGGAATCTGGTTTGCTGTTTGCAAGAAGCACTTGGGGGGGTCCATGATCATAGTGATTGGAAGATGAGGTGTGCATGCGGTTGATATGAAATTCTTCTGACACAAGTGTTGAGCGTGCCTTTAGAAAAGTAACATGTGTGTCTTTGTGGCGAATGATCAGGGAGATGTTGTCAAACTTGGGGTTGAGGCCATTAAGCAAGTAAGTGACAAGAGTTTTCTCAATAACAAGTGCTTCAATGTTTACCAATAAGTTGGCAATTGACTTCATCTTTTGGCAATAATCAGTAATGGACCAATCACCTTGAACCAAGGAGTGCAACTCATTGTCAAGTTCAATAGCTCGTGAGTGTTTGTTATCTTGAAACAAAGCCTCAAGATTGTCCCAGATGGACTGAGCAGAGAATTTTGGCTTAAAGATCATGGTAAGAAGCAATTGTGTCATAGTTCCATAGAGCCATGACTTAACCAGATTATCTAGGTTATCCCAATGAACATTAGTAGGGCCTTTGGAAGTTATAGTTCCATCAAGATAGTCGTGGAGACCATAGGCACGAAAATGGGTCAAGAAGATTTCACAGCACACATCATAGTTCAACTCGTTGAGATCGAGTATGATAGGTACATAGGATTTGATGTTCGTACAAATAAAAGGTTTTGCTTTATCAGCCATGGCCACAAGGTAAAAGAAAAGAATAGAGACGGAAAAGAAAGACGACAGAAGAGTCAAAAGGAGTAGGGCCACCTGGAGGTAAACGAGATTAGAAATTCTCTGATACCATGTTTGGTAAGTATTTTCCCATAAAGATTTCATTAAACAATAGACGTATAAATACAAGATACAATGGGCTTAGATACTAAACAATATAGACTAATAATTGggatattaaatatatatatatatatatatatatatatatatatatatatatacacacacacacgattgATACACAATGTACACTAATATGGgatattaaaaagaaaatttggtcAAAAAAAGGTGTGTGAGGAAAAGCAAAAGGCACATGGCAAAAAACAAGACCTCATGGATATGAGATTTTTCATGCAAAGCATCGACCACCTTTTAGGAGACGAACTCCAAATGTTTTGTTTTCTatgcatataaacacataatcatatgCAAAGCAAACAAAACAATACTATATGTGTTCATGTACCTTAAGGATCTAAGTTTCATGTTATTACAACTCTcataataaaacataaacaaggaAGAATTACATACCCGTTATGTAGCCATTAATCTCCATGCTTGAGATTGGTATCCTCAATGTTTCTTGGATAAGAGGACCCATACCAAAATCCCTCTAACAGTATCACAATCAATGAACACAAAAGAGAGAACAAAAATTAATTAGGAAGATGATTAAAATTCTATAAACCCTACAGAGGGTTAAGAAATTCGTTCCCAAGGAGAGGAGAAAAAAGGAGGAGACACTTCAAGCCAAAATGAGCAAGGAGAATGAAATCCTAAGCACCTTatcattagggtttctagaatatttAAGTTAGTTAAATTTTAACTAATAGATATTTAACCCCTTCAATTAACTAATTCTCAGTTAATTCCAAAATAGTTTCTTAGGCCTCCCAGATCCGATCCAAAAGcggagtcactactgtcatcctcGGAAAAATGTCTCTGATCGGCGCTGTgaatgccttgcggctaagtgcatcaGCCACAACGTTGGCCTTCCCAGGGTGGTAGAAGATCTCGCAATCGTTATCCTTCACCATATCCAACTAtcatcgttgtctcatattcagatttggttgGTTATcaaatacctcaagctcttgtgatctgtgtatacggtacaacggaccccatagaggtagtgtcgccaaatcttgagggcaaaaacgaattcccccaactccaggtcgtgCGTCGGATAGTTCGTTGtatgaggctttaactgcctcgagGAGTAAGGAATGACGTGCCCTCTTTGCATTAAAACTGTGCCTAAACCccagatggatgcatcacagtatgcTACAAAATCCTCAACGCCCTTTGGAAGGGataagattggtgcctcgcacaacctctgccgCAAAGTCTCAAACgttgtctgctgctcaggccccca containing:
- the LOC111886293 gene encoding uncharacterized protein LOC111886293, giving the protein MADKAKPFICTNIKSYVPIILDLNELNYDVCCEIFLTHFRAYGLHDYLDGTITSKGPTNVHWDNLDNLVKSWLYGTMTQLLLTMIFKPKFSAQSIWDNLEALFQDNKHSRAIELDNELHSLVQGDWSITDYCQKMKSIANLLVNIEALVIEKTLVTYLLNGLNPKFDNISLIIRHKDTHVTFLKARSTLVSEEFHINRMHTSSSNHYDHGPPQVLLANSKPDSRRPNHNRSSTT